AAGGATTAGAAAACGACCCTGATGGTTATAGAGCAGAGTTTATACGACTTGTAAAAATGGTAGAATAAGTTTAGTAGTAGGTTTAGTTAAATTGAGAAAAGCACAGCGTTTACATGCTGTGCTTTTTGTTATTCTATAAATTGTTTGCTTGGGTCTATATAGTGACTACTATTTCTCTATCTCATTCAGGTTTTCCATCTTTTTATATTCTAAGAAACCTTTAATATCTTCAAAATGTTCTTTTACGCGTTTATTACCAAACTCAAATACTTTAGTTACCAATCCATCTAAAAAATCCCTATCGTGCGATACTAATATCAGCGTACCATCAAAAGCTTTAAGGGCATCTTTAATAATATCTTTGGTTTTCATATCAAGGTGGTTAGTAGGCTCATCCAATATCAAAAGATTAACAGGCTCAAGTAGTAACTTTATCATAGCAAGTCTAGTTTTCTCACCACCCGATAATACTTTTACTTTTTTGGTCGTATCATCACCACTAAACATAAAAGCTCCCAACAGGTTTTTAATTTGTGTTCGGATATCGCCCACAGCAATTTGGTCTATTGTTTCAAATACCGTTAAATTTTCATCAAGCATAGCGGCTTGGTTTTGGGCAAAGTATCCTATTTGCACGTTGTGTCCTACTTCTAATTTGCCCTCATAATTAATTTCGTCCATAATAGCTTTTACCATAGTCGATTTTCCTTCGCCATTTTTACCAACAAAAGCTACTTTCTGCCCACGCTCAATAACCATATCAGCATTTTTAAATACCACATGGTTATCATACGATTTGGATAGCTCGTTTACCACTACAGGGTATTGCCCCGAACGTGGTGCGGGCGGAAACTTTAATCGGAGTGCCGAGGTATCCACCTCATCCACCTCAACCATTACCAGTTTTTCAAGCATTTTTACACGCGATTGTACTTGTAATGTTTTGGAGTAGGTGCCCTTAAAACGCTCTATAAACTCCATATTTTCAGCAATCATCTTCTGCTGCTCTTCGTATGCTTTTTGTTGGTGTGCTCGGCGGTCTTTTCGTAACTCTAAATAGTGCGAGTATTTCGCCTTATAGTCGTAAATGCGCCCCATAGTAACCTCTATAGTACGGGTAGTTATACTGTCTACAAAAGCGCGGTCGTGGCTAATTACCATTACGGCTTTGGCATCGTTTACTAAAAAATCTTCTAGCCACTGGATGCTCTCTATGTCCATATGGTTGGTAGGCTCATCCAATAGTATTAAATCGGGCTTTTGTAGTAGAATTTTCGCCAATTCAATACGCATACGCCAGCCACCACTAAATTCAGATGTAGGGCGCGAAAAATCGTTACTTGTAAAGCCCATTCCTTTTAGCACCTTTTCTACTTCAGCTTCATAATTTATTTCTTCTATGGCGTAGAATTTCTCACTAAGTTCGGATACTTTCTCGATAATTTTATAGTAGGCATCCGATTCATAATCGGTACGTACCGTAAGTTCTTCATTTAAAGCATCAATTTCTGCCTTCATCTTAAAAATACCTGCAAACGCTTTGGATGTTTCTTCAAACACGGTAGCATCATCTTCAGTAAGCAAATGCTGTGGCAAATAGGCTATAACAGTATCTTTTGGTGCCGATACAGCACCCGAAGAGGGTTTGTTTACACCAGCTATAATTTTTAGTAGGGTAGATTTTCCTGCTCCATTTTTACCCATTAGGGCTATTTTATCGGTCTCATTTATAGAAAACGAAACGTCGCTAAAAAGTGTGGTACCTCCAAATTGTACCGAAAGAGCATCTGCAGTAATCATGTGTATAGCATTTTAAAGCTGCAAAGATAGAATAATTAGTGTAGTTGGTACTTAAGAAAATGGCTATGGTGTGGTTTATTTGGAGTTAGGATTTACTATTTCATACCATGCACAAATCTCTCCATCTCCGTAATCGAAATTTTCTATAAATTGTAAGCCTGCTTTTTCTAACGCACGCCGGGAGGCACTATGGGCTACCATTGCACAACCAACTATTTTGTCTAGCTTTAATTCGTTAAAACCATAATCTACAAAAAACAAAGCTGATTCAGTAGCATAACCATTACCCCAAAATTTTTTAATGAAACGATACCCTACATCATAAAACTGAGCATAACCGTTTACATTATGTTCTAACTTTAAACCTGCCCAACCTATAAACTCGTCTGTTACTTTTATAAAAACAGCCATGCGACCAATACCATTATCTTGGTATTGTTGCCTAATATTTTTAATGTATTCCCTACTCTGCTCAATAGTAGTTACTGGGTTATTACCCAAATAACGATGTACTTCGGGATCGGAATCTAAAGCGAACATCGCTTTATCATCGGTAGGGAGTATTTCACGGTAGTATAAGCGTTCTGATTGTAGCATAGTATATTATGTTCCTATTATTCCTGTAGCTTTTGCTACGTCTTCTTCGTTAACAAAAACTTGTACGGTTTGCCCAAAAGAGCCAAAACCTGATAGAGTTGCCGATTCAATATTATCTTTAACTATTGTGCTTATACCTGCTTCTTCTAGCTTTGCCTGTACGTTTAGCGCCAAAATTTCGCTACCTGCGTATACTTTTACCATTCCCATAATTCTATTTCGCTTTTGTTATTTATAAGTGCTACTATTCTTTGCCGTCATTTTCGTCAAATTCAAAAAATGTAGGTTCTATCATTATTCTGTCTGCTACCGATTCTACTCTATCGGTAATTTCGTCAGTAAAAAAAATACGTTGTGTTTTGGTAATACCATCCGACATTCGGGCTATTTTAGCATCGTGCCTTATTTTAAATAGCGGTGCTGCATCATCTACAATAAACATTTTAAGCCTGTTTATATCAAATCCAGCCACCGAAAACATCTGGTTTAATCTGCCTGCCGTACCAATTAATACATCAATCCCTGCTGATATCTGGTTTTTATCATAATCCATATCGCCTTGCTCATACACGCCATACACTCGCAAATCGGTATGTTTGGCATATTTATTAAATAGCTCTTCCATTTCGAGTACTTTGGGCTTATCCGCAACAATTATTAATGCTCTAGGCGATTGCTCAAAAGCAGCTTCTAGTTTTTGTATCACGCCAATTGCTATGGCTGTAGTTTTTCCGCTATTACTTGGTGCAGCTATAACACAGTCGGCACCACTTTTTATAGTACCAAAAGTACGCTTTTGTAACTCGGTTGGTACTGTTATACCTGCTCGCTCTAATGCCTCTGAAAGGTTTGGATTTATTTTTTTTAAAAACACGTATGCTATAAATTAATGATGTAGTATTTAACTAAGCTGTAAATTACTTACTCGCAAAAAGCTTTACATCGTTTTTTGAAATTTCTTTACTGCCCAAAATAATTAAACGTTCTACTACATTGCGCAGTTCGCGTATGTTACCTGTCCAATCGTACTCCTGTAGTAACTTTATTGCATCGGGAGCAAATCGTTTTTGAATAGTACCTTGCTCTGCTGCAATTTTAGCTGTAAAATGCTCTACTAATAACGGAATATCCTCACGCCTGTCGTTAAGTGCAGGTACTTTTACTAATATTACGGCAAGACGATGGTATAAATCTTCACGGAAACGTCCCTCTTCAATTTCCTTTTTTAAATCTTTGTTCGTTGCAGCTACTATACGTACGTCTATTTTTATATCCTTGTCTGCCCCTACGCGTTGTATCATATTTTCTTGCAAGGCACGTAATACTTTGGCTTGTGCGGGTAAACTCATATCGCCAATTTCATCTAAAAATATTGTGCCTTTGTGGGCTGCTTCAAATTTACCTGCCCTGTCCTTAACAGCACTTGTAAATGCACCTTTAACGTGCCCAAATAACTCACTTTCTATTAATTCTGATGGAATTGCAGCACAATTTACTTCTATAAATGGTGCCGATGAGCGTTCGCTTTTTTCGTGCAGCCAATGGGCTACTAGCTCTTTACCTGTACCGTTAGGACCTGTAATAAGCACGCGAGCATCAGTTGGTGCTACTTTTTCTATAATTTCTTTTATATGATTGATAGGCTCGCTATTACCTACCATTTCGTAGTTTTTGCTAACTTTCTTCTTTAGCCGTTTGTTTTCTACTACCAGTACTTTACGGTCTAAGGCGTTGCGTACTGTATTTAGCAACCGATTTAAATCGGGTGGTTTAGAGATATAGTCAAAAGCTCCTAAACGCATGGTTTGTATTGCCGTTTCAAGATCACCATGTCCCGATATCATTACAAAGGGTATTTCGGGTTTTATTTTTTTAATGGCTTCCAACACCTCAACACCATCCATTTTTGGCATTTTTATATCGCAAAGTACCAAATCATAATCGTCATTTTTTATCATTTCTGTACCTTCCAAACCATCTGCAGCCTCCTCTACGGTGTAGGCATCACTTTCTTCGGCAAGTATTTTACTAAGTACACGACGTATTGCTGCTTCGTCTTCTATAATTAATATTTTAGACATGTATTTTTAGGTTTTTGGGTTTTTAAACTTTTTGATAACGAAGGTAATTAATATTTAAGCCATTTAAATATCTCCTTATAGCTTGGTTTTTTACCGTACATTAAAATACCTATGCGGTATATTTTGGCTGCAAACCATACTACACCAAAAAATGTTCCGAAAAGTATAATTATGGATGTTATGAGTTGCCAAAGTGGTACGCCAAACGGTATGCGCATTAACATTACTATGGGCGATGTAAGCGGTATCATGGAAAATACTGTGGCTACTGTACCATGTGGGTCGCTAATAACCGTAAAAAAGCCTACGTACACCCCGAGCATTAACGGCATAATAATGGGTAATAGGAATTGTTGTGAGTCGGTTTCGCTATCTACGGCAGCACCAATGGCAGCGTATAACGAACTGTATAAAAAGAACCCACCTATAAAGTAAATAATAAACGATATAAATATGGTTAGTAATGGCAACTTCCAAAGCTCACTAACGTATAACTGTGCATTGCTCATGGCTTCGCGAGAGGCTTCGGTTGCCTCTGGTTGTGCTGCTGCACCTACTTGTACCCCAAATACACTACTGAGTATAAAGAAAAGTCCTAACCCTAAAATGGTCCAGATGATGAATTGTAGTATTCCTGCAAAGGATGTACCTATAATTTTACCCATCATTAACTGGAAGGGTTTTACGGATGATATTATGATTTCGATTATACGATTGGTTTTCTCCTCAATAACGCTTCGCATTACCATATTACCGTAAATAATTACAAACATCATAATGAGGTAGCCAAACAGCCCTCCTATAATTATTTTAATAATACTCCCCTCTTTAAAGGTTTCTTCTCCCGAAAATTTACTCAAACGTATTTTAGCCCGTGTTTTAGCTGCTTCAATTTTATCGTAGTCAAACCCTAATGTTTCCAAGTTGTACTTCGTTACCTTATCATCAACTACATCTTCAATTTTCGAAACAAAATCAAGGTTGGGGCTATCGTTACTAATGTACTCTACTTTATCGGTTAGCTCTGTTAAATCGTTTGTTGCAGGGATGTAAATTAAACCTTCGTAAATCTCGCCATCTGAAACCTCTTTTTTGGCAATATCCAAATCCATTGCCGAGAGGTCGGTATACTTAACATTTTTAGTATCCTCAAAATTATCTTTAAGGATACCTGATGTATCGTGTATAGCTATTCGGTTAATATCAT
The Flavobacterium litorale genome window above contains:
- a CDS encoding ABC-F family ATP-binding cassette domain-containing protein, which translates into the protein MITADALSVQFGGTTLFSDVSFSINETDKIALMGKNGAGKSTLLKIIAGVNKPSSGAVSAPKDTVIAYLPQHLLTEDDATVFEETSKAFAGIFKMKAEIDALNEELTVRTDYESDAYYKIIEKVSELSEKFYAIEEINYEAEVEKVLKGMGFTSNDFSRPTSEFSGGWRMRIELAKILLQKPDLILLDEPTNHMDIESIQWLEDFLVNDAKAVMVISHDRAFVDSITTRTIEVTMGRIYDYKAKYSHYLELRKDRRAHQQKAYEEQQKMIAENMEFIERFKGTYSKTLQVQSRVKMLEKLVMVEVDEVDTSALRLKFPPAPRSGQYPVVVNELSKSYDNHVVFKNADMVIERGQKVAFVGKNGEGKSTMVKAIMDEINYEGKLEVGHNVQIGYFAQNQAAMLDENLTVFETIDQIAVGDIRTQIKNLLGAFMFSGDDTTKKVKVLSGGEKTRLAMIKLLLEPVNLLILDEPTNHLDMKTKDIIKDALKAFDGTLILVSHDRDFLDGLVTKVFEFGNKRVKEHFEDIKGFLEYKKMENLNEIEK
- a CDS encoding GNAT family N-acetyltransferase encodes the protein MLQSERLYYREILPTDDKAMFALDSDPEVHRYLGNNPVTTIEQSREYIKNIRQQYQDNGIGRMAVFIKVTDEFIGWAGLKLEHNVNGYAQFYDVGYRFIKKFWGNGYATESALFFVDYGFNELKLDKIVGCAMVAHSASRRALEKAGLQFIENFDYGDGEICAWYEIVNPNSK
- a CDS encoding putative signal transducing protein, which produces MGMVKVYAGSEILALNVQAKLEEAGISTIVKDNIESATLSGFGSFGQTVQVFVNEEDVAKATGIIGT
- a CDS encoding DEAD/DEAH box helicase codes for the protein MFLKKINPNLSEALERAGITVPTELQKRTFGTIKSGADCVIAAPSNSGKTTAIAIGVIQKLEAAFEQSPRALIIVADKPKVLEMEELFNKYAKHTDLRVYGVYEQGDMDYDKNQISAGIDVLIGTAGRLNQMFSVAGFDINRLKMFIVDDAAPLFKIRHDAKIARMSDGITKTQRIFFTDEITDRVESVADRIMIEPTFFEFDENDGKE
- a CDS encoding sigma-54-dependent transcriptional regulator gives rise to the protein MSKILIIEDEAAIRRVLSKILAEESDAYTVEEAADGLEGTEMIKNDDYDLVLCDIKMPKMDGVEVLEAIKKIKPEIPFVMISGHGDLETAIQTMRLGAFDYISKPPDLNRLLNTVRNALDRKVLVVENKRLKKKVSKNYEMVGNSEPINHIKEIIEKVAPTDARVLITGPNGTGKELVAHWLHEKSERSSAPFIEVNCAAIPSELIESELFGHVKGAFTSAVKDRAGKFEAAHKGTIFLDEIGDMSLPAQAKVLRALQENMIQRVGADKDIKIDVRIVAATNKDLKKEIEEGRFREDLYHRLAVILVKVPALNDRREDIPLLVEHFTAKIAAEQGTIQKRFAPDAIKLLQEYDWTGNIRELRNVVERLIILGSKEISKNDVKLFASK
- a CDS encoding ABC transporter permease translates to MSLSLIIKREFNSKVRNKSFIVMTFLSPLLIVAMGTLVAYLANVNKDDINRIAIHDTSGILKDNFEDTKNVKYTDLSAMDLDIAKKEVSDGEIYEGLIYIPATNDLTELTDKVEYISNDSPNLDFVSKIEDVVDDKVTKYNLETLGFDYDKIEAAKTRAKIRLSKFSGEETFKEGSIIKIIIGGLFGYLIMMFVIIYGNMVMRSVIEEKTNRIIEIIISSVKPFQLMMGKIIGTSFAGILQFIIWTILGLGLFFILSSVFGVQVGAAAQPEATEASREAMSNAQLYVSELWKLPLLTIFISFIIYFIGGFFLYSSLYAAIGAAVDSETDSQQFLLPIIMPLMLGVYVGFFTVISDPHGTVATVFSMIPLTSPIVMLMRIPFGVPLWQLITSIIILFGTFFGVVWFAAKIYRIGILMYGKKPSYKEIFKWLKY